The following proteins come from a genomic window of Sphingobium cloacae:
- a CDS encoding aminotransferase class I/II-fold pyridoxal phosphate-dependent enzyme, with the protein MIAGIDPFHAIAISREAHRLEAEGRSILHMEFGQPSTGAPAAAIAAAHAILDTDPMGYWESPALKARIARLYQDRHGVGVDPEQVILTCGASPGLVLALSCLFAPGARVATARPGYVAYRNVLKALYLEVEEVDCGPAERYRISAAALARLDPAPDGLILASPANPTGTIIPPRELAAIAKVCAERGIRIVSDEIYHGLSYGEPAHSMLEYAPDAVIVNSFSKYFSMAGWRLGWTVVPPERVEAARARMGNLFLTPPSLAQHAGLVAMDETAELEGHVATYRRNRELLLEALPALGLRDIAPPDGAFYIYADVGHLTNDSLSFCRKLLRETGVAAAPGIDFDPADGHRHIRFSFAVSTDRVEDAISRMIPWFAAQGRP; encoded by the coding sequence ATGATCGCCGGCATCGACCCCTTCCACGCCATCGCCATCAGCCGCGAAGCGCACCGGCTGGAGGCGGAGGGGCGTTCCATCCTCCACATGGAATTCGGCCAGCCTTCGACCGGGGCTCCCGCCGCCGCCATCGCCGCCGCGCATGCCATCCTCGACACCGATCCCATGGGCTATTGGGAAAGCCCCGCGCTCAAGGCCCGCATCGCCCGCCTCTACCAGGACCGTCATGGGGTGGGCGTGGACCCGGAACAGGTCATCCTCACCTGCGGCGCGTCGCCGGGGCTGGTGCTGGCGCTTTCCTGCCTGTTCGCGCCCGGAGCCAGAGTGGCGACCGCGCGCCCCGGCTATGTCGCCTACCGCAATGTGCTCAAGGCCCTCTATCTGGAGGTGGAGGAAGTGGATTGCGGCCCCGCCGAGCGCTATCGGATCAGCGCGGCGGCCCTGGCGCGGCTCGACCCCGCGCCCGACGGCCTGATCCTCGCCAGTCCGGCCAATCCCACCGGCACCATCATCCCGCCGCGGGAACTGGCCGCCATCGCGAAGGTCTGCGCGGAACGCGGCATCCGTATCGTTTCCGACGAAATCTATCACGGCCTTTCCTATGGCGAGCCAGCCCATTCGATGCTGGAATATGCGCCCGACGCGGTGATCGTGAACAGCTTCTCCAAATATTTCAGCATGGCGGGATGGCGGCTCGGCTGGACCGTGGTGCCGCCCGAACGGGTCGAAGCGGCAAGGGCGCGCATGGGCAATCTCTTCCTGACGCCGCCGTCCCTCGCCCAGCATGCGGGCCTCGTCGCGATGGATGAGACGGCGGAGCTGGAGGGGCATGTCGCCACCTACCGCCGCAACCGCGAGTTGCTGCTGGAGGCGCTGCCTGCTCTTGGCCTCCGGGACATCGCGCCGCCGGACGGGGCCTTCTACATCTATGCCGATGTCGGCCATCTGACGAACGACAGCCTGTCCTTCTGCCGCAAGCTGCTCCGCGAAACCGGAGTCGCCGCCGCCCCCGGCATCGACTTCGATCCCGCCGACGGCCATCGCCACATCCGCTTCAGCTTCGCCGTGTCGACCGACCGGGTCGAGGACGCCATATCCCGCATGATCCCCTGGTTCGCGGCGCAAGGAAGGCCGTAA
- a CDS encoding gamma carbonic anhydrase family protein: MTDHPGATIIPFNGKTPVIHPSAFIAPGCRIIGDVEIGEDVSIWYNCVLRGDVNRIRVGARTNIQDGSVVHCDGPESGGPAEGHPTIIGEDVLIGHMAMVHGCTLRDRAFIGLSSVVMDGCTVESDAMLAAGALLSPGKTIPHRQLWAGRPARYMRDLSDEALIAMREGVERYIHNGKAHKGAVKAAL, encoded by the coding sequence ATGACCGACCATCCCGGAGCGACCATCATCCCCTTCAACGGCAAGACGCCCGTCATCCACCCCAGCGCCTTCATCGCGCCGGGATGCCGGATCATCGGCGACGTGGAGATCGGGGAGGATGTCTCCATCTGGTATAATTGCGTCCTGCGCGGCGATGTGAACCGCATCCGCGTCGGCGCGCGGACGAACATCCAGGATGGCTCCGTGGTCCATTGCGACGGCCCGGAATCGGGCGGCCCGGCGGAAGGCCATCCCACCATCATCGGCGAGGATGTGCTGATCGGCCATATGGCGATGGTCCACGGCTGCACGCTGCGGGACCGCGCCTTCATCGGGCTGTCCTCGGTGGTGATGGACGGATGCACGGTGGAAAGCGACGCCATGCTCGCCGCCGGGGCGCTGCTGTCGCCGGGCAAGACCATACCCCATCGCCAGCTATGGGCGGGCCGCCCCGCCAGATATATGCGCGACCTGTCGGACGAGGCGCTGATCGCGATGCGCGAAGGCGTGGAACGCTATATCCACAATGGAAAGGCGCATAAGGGCGCGGTGAAAGCCGCGCTCTGA
- the hemB gene encoding porphobilinogen synthase, whose amino-acid sequence MTYASYPALRMRRPRASAWSRAMHAENRLSPADFIWPLFVTEGQGVEEPISSLPGVSRWSVDRIVDRAREARDAGIPCLALFPNTQPERRSDDGAEALNPDNLMCRAIRAIKDAVPDIGILTDVALDPYTVHGQDGLLDEAGYVLNDATVDMLIGQSLNQAAAGADIIAPSDMMDGRIGAIREALEEEGHANVQIMAYSAKYASAFYGPFRDAVGSRGLLKGDKKSYQMDPANSEEALREVALDLEEGADSVMVKPGLPYLDIIARVKDAFAVPVFAYQVSGEYAMIEAAVAAGAGDRDALVLETLLAFKRAGCSGVLTYHALHAARLLNG is encoded by the coding sequence ATGACCTATGCTTCCTATCCGGCGCTGCGCATGCGCCGTCCCCGCGCGTCGGCATGGAGCCGGGCGATGCATGCGGAAAACCGCCTGAGCCCCGCCGACTTCATCTGGCCGCTGTTCGTGACCGAAGGACAGGGGGTGGAAGAGCCGATCTCCTCGCTTCCCGGCGTGTCGCGCTGGTCGGTGGACCGCATCGTCGACCGCGCGAGGGAAGCCCGCGACGCCGGCATCCCCTGCCTCGCCCTCTTCCCCAACACCCAGCCCGAACGCCGCAGCGACGACGGGGCGGAGGCGCTCAATCCCGACAACCTCATGTGCCGCGCCATCCGCGCCATCAAGGACGCGGTGCCCGACATCGGCATCCTGACCGACGTGGCGCTCGATCCCTATACCGTGCACGGGCAGGACGGCCTGCTGGATGAAGCGGGCTATGTCCTCAACGACGCCACGGTCGACATGCTGATCGGCCAGTCGCTCAACCAGGCGGCGGCGGGCGCGGACATCATCGCGCCCAGCGACATGATGGACGGCCGCATCGGCGCGATCCGCGAGGCGCTGGAGGAAGAAGGCCATGCCAATGTCCAGATCATGGCCTATTCCGCCAAATATGCGAGCGCCTTCTACGGCCCGTTCCGCGACGCGGTGGGATCGCGCGGCCTGCTGAAGGGCGACAAGAAAAGCTATCAGATGGACCCCGCCAACAGCGAGGAAGCGCTGCGCGAAGTCGCGCTCGACCTCGAAGAAGGCGCGGACAGCGTGATGGTGAAGCCGGGCCTGCCCTATCTCGACATCATCGCCCGGGTGAAGGACGCCTTCGCCGTCCCGGTCTTCGCCTATCAGGTGTCGGGCGAATATGCGATGATCGAGGCCGCCGTCGCGGCGGGAGCGGGGGACCGCGACGCGCTGGTGCTCGAAACGCTGCTGGCGTTCAAGCGGGCGGGCTGTTCGGGCGTCCTCACCTATCACGCCCTCCACGCCGCGCGCCTGCTCAACGGCTGA